A single Micromonospora luteifusca DNA region contains:
- a CDS encoding ABC transporter ATP-binding protein, translating into MSGSDDAVLELRAVHRTHGTGPAAVQALRGVSLVVRPGELVAVMGPSGSGKSTLLALAGGLDRPTGGEVRVEGQPLGELDRRGLAQLRRRRIGYIFQQLNLLGSLSALENVALPLELDGASGRRARALALAALTEVGLPALGDRFPDQLSGGQQQRVAIARALVGERRLVLADEPTGALDSQTGEAVLHLLRRRIDAGAAGVLVTHEARHAGWADRVVFLRDGVLVDTTAPLGSVEQLLSGSER; encoded by the coding sequence GTGAGCGGATCGGACGACGCGGTGCTGGAGCTACGCGCCGTCCACCGCACCCACGGGACCGGACCCGCGGCGGTCCAGGCGTTGCGCGGCGTCAGCCTGGTCGTTCGGCCCGGCGAACTGGTCGCCGTGATGGGCCCGTCCGGCTCCGGCAAGTCGACGTTGCTGGCCCTCGCCGGTGGGCTGGACCGCCCGACCGGCGGCGAGGTCCGGGTCGAGGGCCAACCGCTGGGGGAGTTGGACCGTCGCGGGCTGGCCCAGCTGCGCCGCCGCCGGATCGGCTACATCTTCCAGCAACTCAACCTGCTGGGCAGCCTCAGCGCACTGGAGAACGTGGCGCTCCCACTGGAGCTCGACGGCGCCAGCGGACGCCGGGCCCGCGCGCTGGCCCTGGCCGCGCTCACCGAGGTCGGCCTGCCCGCGCTGGGTGACCGCTTCCCCGACCAGCTCTCCGGCGGGCAGCAGCAGCGGGTGGCCATCGCCCGCGCGCTCGTCGGCGAGCGGCGGCTGGTGCTCGCCGACGAGCCCACCGGGGCACTGGACTCGCAGACCGGCGAGGCGGTGCTGCACCTCCTGCGCCGCCGGATCGACGCGGGTGCCGCCGGGGTGCTGGTCACGCACGAGGCGCGACACGCCGGCTGGGCCGACCGGGTGGTGTTCCTCCGCGACGGCGTGCTGGTCGACACAACGGCCCCCCTGGGCAGCGTCGAACAGCTGCTGTCCGGCAGCGAGCGGTGA
- a CDS encoding PadR family transcriptional regulator, with product MSIRHGLLALLERGQMYGYQLRAAFEESTGSTWPLNIGQVYTTLSRLERDGLVRPLPESEAGQRPYEITDAGRADLTLWFTTPVSRTDRPRDELAIKLALALTTPGVDVRSVVQAQRSATIRALQELTRLKYGSNRPQDLPWRLVLDSMVFQAEAEVRWLDHCETSLVRHQPSDPGPPPPLPADADALDAARWAGEEARR from the coding sequence ATGTCCATCCGTCACGGCTTGCTCGCCCTGCTCGAACGGGGCCAGATGTACGGCTACCAGCTGCGGGCCGCGTTCGAGGAGTCGACCGGCTCGACCTGGCCGCTGAACATCGGGCAGGTCTACACCACATTGTCCCGGTTGGAACGGGACGGTCTGGTGCGCCCGCTGCCGGAGAGTGAGGCCGGGCAGCGCCCGTACGAGATCACCGACGCCGGCCGGGCGGATCTGACGCTGTGGTTCACCACTCCGGTCAGCCGTACCGACCGACCCCGTGACGAGCTGGCGATCAAGCTGGCGTTGGCGCTGACCACACCCGGGGTGGACGTCCGCTCGGTGGTGCAGGCCCAGCGCAGCGCGACGATCCGGGCGCTGCAGGAGCTGACCAGGTTGAAGTACGGCAGCAACCGACCGCAGGACCTTCCCTGGCGCCTGGTGCTGGACTCGATGGTGTTCCAGGCCGAGGCTGAGGTGCGCTGGCTGGACCACTGCGAGACCAGTCTGGTCCGGCACCAGCCCAGCGACCCGGGCCCTCCCCCTCCCCTCCCGGCGGACGCCGACGCGCTGGACGCGGCGCGATGGGCCGGCGAGGAGGCACGACGGTGA
- a CDS encoding ferritin-like domain-containing protein yields the protein MRQPSAGEALAAALSAEYAAIYAYGRIGVRLTGAARDAAQQAEAAHRSRRDTLVVQLSTAGGVVPPDRAGYALPFPVTDRASALRLAAEVEERTAAHWRAALASTTGADRDQALAALVEYAVRATRWRKMAGLTPLTVPFPGRPT from the coding sequence GTGAGGCAGCCGTCCGCCGGGGAGGCGCTCGCCGCCGCCCTGTCCGCCGAGTACGCGGCCATCTACGCCTACGGGCGGATCGGCGTCCGGCTCACCGGGGCGGCGCGGGACGCCGCGCAACAGGCCGAGGCCGCCCACCGAAGCCGACGCGACACGCTGGTGGTGCAGCTGAGTACGGCCGGTGGCGTCGTGCCGCCGGACCGCGCCGGGTACGCGCTGCCGTTCCCGGTCACGGACCGGGCCAGCGCGCTACGACTCGCCGCGGAGGTGGAGGAGCGCACGGCCGCGCACTGGCGGGCAGCGCTGGCGTCCACCACCGGCGCCGACCGGGACCAGGCGCTGGCTGCCCTCGTCGAGTACGCGGTACGGGCCACCCGGTGGCGCAAGATGGCCGGGCTGACCCCGCTGACTGTCCCGTTTCCCGGTCGTCCGACCTGA
- the rimP gene encoding ribosome maturation factor RimP has product MTQRGRATSSTGRPRDGAGPRGGDLAARRARLRTVIEPVVNDAGYDLEDLSVSRAGRRHVVRVMVDKDGGIDLDAVADVSRAVSTALDAAEETGGDIVAGEYQLEVSSPGVDRPLTLPRHWRRNVSRLVKVTVRGATSLPGQRGEQPAGDRQLTGRVVAADDEGVQLETESGRASLAYAQLGPGRVQVEFTRLAELGEPDEEFDDADDSDEIDDSDDIDDEDDVEDEER; this is encoded by the coding sequence ATGACGCAGCGTGGCCGTGCCACCAGCTCGACAGGTCGACCCCGCGATGGTGCGGGCCCCCGCGGCGGTGATCTCGCCGCGCGGCGTGCCCGGCTGCGGACCGTGATCGAGCCCGTGGTCAACGATGCCGGCTACGACCTGGAGGACCTGTCGGTTTCTCGGGCTGGCCGCCGGCACGTGGTGCGGGTGATGGTGGACAAGGACGGCGGGATCGACCTGGACGCGGTCGCGGACGTCTCCCGTGCGGTGTCGACCGCGCTGGACGCCGCGGAGGAGACCGGTGGCGACATCGTCGCCGGGGAATACCAGCTCGAGGTCAGCTCGCCGGGCGTCGACCGGCCACTCACCCTGCCCCGCCACTGGCGGCGCAACGTGAGTCGGCTGGTCAAGGTCACTGTCCGGGGCGCGACCTCGCTGCCCGGCCAGCGTGGTGAGCAGCCCGCCGGTGACCGTCAGCTGACCGGTCGGGTGGTCGCGGCCGATGACGAGGGCGTGCAGCTGGAGACCGAGAGTGGTCGCGCTTCCCTGGCGTACGCCCAGCTCGGCCCGGGTCGCGTGCAGGTCGAGTTCACCCGGCTCGCCGAACTCGGCGAGCCGGACGAAGAGTTCGACGACGCGGACGATTCAGACGAGATCGACGATTCAGACGACATCGACGACGAAGATGATGTGGAGGACGAGGAGAGGTGA
- the nusA gene encoding transcription termination factor NusA yields MNIDLAALRALEREREIPFDTILAAIETALLTAYRHTDGAEPHARVEIDRKSGAALVYAQEMDSDGSLVREWDDTPHDFGRIAAMTAKQVILQRLREATDEVHFGEYVGREGDLVTGVVQAHETRTEKGIVSVDLGKLEGVLPQSEQVPGERYAHGERVRCVVVHVAKGMRGPQITLSRSHPALVKKLFALEVPEIADGTVEIGAIAREAGHRTKIAVRSTTPGVNAKGACIGPMGQRVRAVMSELHGEKIDIIDWSDDPATFVGNALSPAKALRVEVVDLAGRAARVTVPDFQLSLAIGREGQNARLAARLTGWRIDIRSDAEQTAPAAREAADHVREPGGAISGS; encoded by the coding sequence GTGAACATCGACCTCGCGGCGCTGCGCGCACTCGAGCGCGAGCGGGAGATCCCGTTCGACACGATTCTCGCGGCGATCGAGACCGCGCTGCTGACCGCCTACCGGCACACCGACGGCGCAGAACCGCACGCCCGGGTGGAGATCGACCGCAAGTCGGGCGCCGCCCTGGTGTACGCGCAGGAGATGGACTCCGACGGCAGCCTGGTGCGGGAGTGGGACGACACCCCGCACGACTTCGGTCGGATCGCCGCCATGACCGCCAAGCAGGTGATCCTCCAGCGCCTGCGGGAGGCCACCGACGAGGTGCACTTCGGTGAGTACGTGGGTCGCGAGGGCGACCTGGTCACCGGCGTGGTGCAGGCGCACGAGACGCGCACCGAGAAGGGCATCGTCAGCGTCGACCTCGGCAAGCTGGAGGGCGTGCTGCCGCAGTCCGAGCAGGTGCCCGGCGAGCGGTACGCGCACGGCGAGCGGGTCCGCTGCGTCGTGGTGCACGTCGCCAAGGGCATGCGCGGCCCGCAGATCACCCTGTCCCGGTCGCACCCGGCGCTGGTCAAGAAGCTGTTCGCGCTGGAGGTGCCGGAGATCGCCGACGGCACGGTGGAGATCGGCGCGATCGCCCGTGAGGCAGGTCACCGCACGAAGATCGCCGTACGCTCCACCACCCCCGGAGTGAACGCCAAGGGCGCCTGCATCGGCCCGATGGGCCAGCGGGTGCGCGCCGTGATGAGTGAGCTGCACGGTGAGAAGATCGACATTATCGACTGGTCGGACGACCCGGCCACCTTCGTCGGCAACGCGTTGTCGCCGGCCAAGGCGCTGCGGGTCGAGGTGGTCGACCTGGCTGGTCGAGCCGCCCGGGTGACCGTTCCGGACTTCCAGTTGTCGCTCGCGATCGGTCGGGAGGGGCAGAATGCCCGACTCGCGGCCCGACTGACCGGTTGGCGGATCGACATTCGGTCCGACGCGGAGCAGACCGCCCCGGCCGCGCGTGAGGCAGCTGATCACGTGCGGGAGCCGGGCGGCGCGATCTCGGGCAGCTAG
- a CDS encoding YlxR family protein encodes MVRRATPERTCVGCRQRAPASELLRVIAVRDEAGLSLRPDPRRRLPGRGANMHPDPACFALAVRRRAFGRALRITEVLDHGLLAEHVDAPTTTSGQPDRARVASRVGRPT; translated from the coding sequence GTGGTACGACGCGCAACGCCGGAACGCACCTGTGTGGGTTGTCGGCAACGTGCGCCGGCCAGCGAATTGCTGCGGGTCATCGCGGTCAGGGACGAGGCTGGTCTCAGTCTCCGGCCTGATCCGCGCCGCAGGCTGCCGGGTCGGGGAGCGAACATGCACCCGGATCCGGCCTGCTTCGCGCTGGCGGTGCGTCGCCGCGCCTTCGGGCGCGCGCTGCGCATCACCGAGGTTCTCGACCACGGTTTGCTGGCAGAGCACGTCGATGCGCCAACCACTACGTCCGGTCAGCCCGACCGGGCGAGGGTCGCTAGCAGGGTAGGACGACCGACATGA
- the infB gene encoding translation initiation factor IF-2 gives MAGKARVHELAKELGVESKTVLAKLKEMGEFVKSASSTVEAPVARRLRNAFVASAGAPAPAAPSAPASTPASNPTPTLSPTPGAPRVSAKPMPPRRPAAPAPGPKPKGPVPGAPQPAAPVAKPASAHDIEVAAAEARAAALKAEQEAAVKAAQAARQQQRDNPVRREPPAEGNRPGPGPRPGPAAMPPRPGSPAARPSTPAPGPGARPGGRPPARGAGNNPFGIQGGQQQRPPAAGAGGPRPNTPAGMPPRPSPNSMPPRPSPASMPSQRPAAGRPGPGGAGRPGGGGAGRPGGGGGGFRGGPGGGAGGGGGYRGGPGGGAGAGGGGGYRGGPGGGGGAPGGGFRPGAPSGGGGRPGAGGRGRGGGAAGAFGRPGGRPTRGRKSKKQRRQEFDNLSAPTMSSGAPRGQGQVVRLSRGASLSDFADKINANPGSLVQEMFNLGEMVTATQSCSDDTLQLLGEHLGFDIQIVSPEDEDRELLAQFNIDLDAEVAEERLVSRAPVVTVMGHVDHGKTKLLDAIRKANVVAGEAGGITQHIGAYQVHVPHDGVDRAVTFIDTPGHEAFTAMRARGAQVTDIVILVVAADDGVMPQTIEALNHAKAADVPIVVAVNKVDKPEANPDKVRQQLTEYGLVAEEYGGETMFVNVAAKPGIGIEELLEAVLLTADASLELTAPIDGPAQGVAIEAHLDKGRGAVATVLVQKGTLRAGDSIVAGGAHGRVRAMLDENGNQLSEAGPARPVMVLGLTAPPGAGDTFLAAADDRTVRQIAEQRQARRRAAAFANSRGRATLETLMEQLKEGEKTSLNLILKGDVSGSVEALEDALFNLDIPEEVQLKVLDRGVGAITESNVMLASASSEPVTIIGFNVRASNKVREMADREGVEIRYYTVIYQAIEEIEAALKGLLKPEYEEVELGSAEIRDVFRSSKIGNISGCIVRSGIIRRNAKARLLRDGTVVADNLTITSLKRFKDDATEVREGFECGLTLGGYNNVQVGDVIETFEMREKVRA, from the coding sequence GTGGCAGGCAAGGCCCGCGTACACGAGCTTGCAAAAGAGCTCGGGGTCGAGAGTAAGACCGTTCTCGCCAAGCTGAAGGAAATGGGCGAGTTCGTGAAGTCCGCGTCCAGCACCGTCGAGGCGCCCGTCGCCCGGCGGCTGCGTAACGCATTCGTCGCGTCCGCCGGTGCTCCGGCACCGGCCGCCCCGTCGGCGCCTGCGTCGACGCCGGCTTCGAATCCGACCCCGACGCTGTCCCCGACCCCGGGCGCGCCCCGGGTCTCGGCCAAGCCGATGCCGCCTCGGCGGCCGGCCGCGCCGGCACCCGGTCCGAAGCCCAAGGGTCCGGTGCCCGGTGCGCCGCAACCGGCGGCCCCGGTCGCCAAGCCGGCGAGTGCCCACGACATCGAGGTGGCGGCCGCGGAGGCGCGTGCCGCCGCGCTGAAGGCTGAGCAGGAGGCCGCGGTCAAGGCCGCGCAGGCCGCCCGCCAGCAGCAGCGGGACAACCCCGTTCGCCGGGAGCCTCCGGCAGAGGGCAACCGCCCCGGTCCCGGCCCTCGGCCGGGTCCCGCCGCGATGCCCCCCCGTCCCGGTTCACCGGCTGCTCGTCCGAGCACGCCGGCTCCGGGTCCGGGTGCCCGGCCGGGCGGTCGCCCGCCGGCGCGCGGCGCCGGTAACAACCCGTTCGGCATCCAGGGTGGCCAGCAGCAGCGGCCCCCGGCCGCCGGCGCGGGTGGCCCTCGGCCCAACACCCCGGCGGGCATGCCGCCGCGGCCGAGCCCGAACTCCATGCCGCCGCGGCCCAGCCCGGCGTCCATGCCGAGTCAGCGTCCGGCTGCCGGTCGCCCCGGTCCCGGTGGCGCTGGTCGCCCCGGTGGCGGTGGCGCTGGTCGTCCCGGTGGCGGCGGCGGTGGTTTCCGTGGCGGTCCCGGCGGTGGCGCCGGTGGCGGTGGCGGTTACCGCGGCGGCCCTGGTGGCGGCGCGGGTGCCGGCGGTGGCGGTGGCTACCGTGGCGGTCCCGGCGGCGGTGGCGGTGCTCCCGGTGGCGGTTTCCGTCCGGGTGCTCCGTCCGGCGGCGGCGGTCGTCCGGGTGCGGGTGGTCGTGGCCGTGGCGGCGGCGCCGCGGGTGCCTTCGGGCGTCCGGGTGGCCGGCCGACGCGCGGTCGCAAGTCCAAGAAGCAGCGCAGACAGGAGTTCGACAACCTGTCGGCTCCGACCATGAGCTCGGGTGCTCCCCGGGGTCAGGGTCAGGTCGTCCGGCTTTCCCGTGGCGCCTCTCTGTCCGACTTCGCCGACAAGATCAACGCCAACCCGGGTTCGCTGGTCCAGGAGATGTTCAACCTGGGCGAGATGGTCACCGCGACCCAGTCCTGCTCTGACGACACCCTGCAGCTGCTGGGTGAGCACCTGGGCTTCGACATCCAGATCGTCAGCCCGGAGGACGAGGACCGCGAGCTGCTCGCGCAGTTCAACATCGACCTCGACGCGGAGGTGGCCGAGGAGCGTCTGGTCAGCCGTGCGCCGGTGGTGACCGTCATGGGTCACGTCGACCACGGTAAGACCAAGCTGCTCGACGCGATCCGTAAGGCGAACGTCGTTGCCGGTGAGGCGGGTGGCATCACCCAGCACATCGGTGCGTACCAGGTGCACGTTCCGCACGATGGTGTGGACCGCGCGGTGACCTTCATCGACACCCCGGGTCACGAGGCGTTCACCGCCATGCGTGCTCGTGGTGCCCAGGTGACGGACATCGTGATCCTGGTGGTCGCGGCCGACGACGGCGTGATGCCGCAGACCATCGAGGCGTTGAACCACGCCAAGGCGGCCGACGTGCCGATCGTGGTCGCGGTCAACAAGGTCGACAAGCCCGAGGCGAACCCGGACAAGGTCCGCCAGCAGCTCACCGAGTACGGCCTGGTCGCCGAGGAGTACGGCGGCGAGACCATGTTCGTCAACGTGGCAGCCAAGCCGGGCATCGGCATCGAGGAGTTGCTCGAGGCTGTCCTGCTGACCGCCGACGCGTCGCTGGAGCTGACCGCTCCGATCGACGGGCCGGCGCAGGGTGTGGCCATCGAGGCGCACCTGGACAAGGGTCGCGGTGCGGTGGCGACGGTGCTCGTGCAGAAGGGCACCCTGCGGGCAGGCGACTCGATCGTCGCCGGCGGGGCGCACGGCCGGGTCCGGGCCATGCTCGACGAGAACGGCAACCAGCTCTCCGAGGCTGGGCCGGCCCGTCCGGTCATGGTTCTGGGTCTGACCGCGCCGCCCGGTGCGGGTGACACGTTCCTCGCCGCGGCGGATGACCGCACGGTGCGGCAGATCGCCGAGCAGCGGCAGGCACGGCGGCGGGCGGCGGCATTCGCCAACTCCCGTGGTCGGGCCACCCTTGAGACGCTCATGGAGCAGCTCAAGGAGGGCGAGAAGACGTCGCTCAACCTCATCCTCAAGGGCGATGTCTCTGGTTCTGTGGAGGCCCTGGAGGACGCGCTGTTCAACCTCGACATTCCCGAGGAGGTCCAGCTCAAGGTCCTCGACCGGGGTGTCGGCGCGATCACCGAGAGCAACGTCATGCTCGCGAGTGCCTCGTCCGAGCCGGTCACGATCATCGGCTTCAACGTGCGGGCCTCGAACAAGGTCCGTGAGATGGCCGACCGCGAGGGCGTGGAGATCCGGTACTACACCGTCATCTACCAGGCCATCGAGGAGATCGAGGCAGCGCTCAAGGGCCTGCTCAAGCCGGAGTACGAGGAGGTCGAGCTGGGCAGCGCGGAGATCCGCGACGTCTTCCGCTCGTCCAAGATCGGCAACATCTCCGGTTGTATCGTCCGGTCGGGCATCATCCGACGCAACGCGAAGGCTCGCCTGCTTCGGGACGGGACGGTCGTGGCGGACAACCTCACGATCACCTCGCTCAAGCGGTTCAAGGACGACGCCACCGAGGTCCGCGAGGGCTTCGAGTGTGGTCTGACCCTGGGTGGTTACAACAACGTCCAGGTCGGCGACGTCATCGAGACCTTCGAGATGCGGGAGAAGGTTCGCGCCTGA
- a CDS encoding DUF503 domain-containing protein, producing MFTGTAVFDLLLPGDSRSLKAKRSYVRPIVAALRRFEVSAAEVGALDLHGRAQIAVAVVAAETGHVREVLDSCERLVAGRPEVELLSVRRRLYGVDDD from the coding sequence ATGTTCACCGGAACCGCGGTCTTCGACCTGCTGCTGCCGGGCGACTCACGGTCGCTCAAAGCCAAGAGATCATATGTACGGCCGATCGTGGCGGCGCTGCGCCGCTTCGAGGTGTCGGCCGCCGAGGTGGGTGCGCTCGACCTGCATGGTCGAGCGCAGATAGCGGTGGCCGTGGTGGCCGCCGAGACGGGGCACGTCCGCGAGGTGCTCGACTCCTGTGAGCGTCTGGTGGCCGGCCGCCCCGAGGTCGAGTTGCTGTCGGTGCGGCGGCGGCTGTACGGCGTGGACGACGACTGA
- the rbfA gene encoding 30S ribosome-binding factor RbfA gives MSDPAKVRRHAERVRELVASVVRSQIKDPRLGMITITDARITADLRDATVFYTVLGDAVAQADTAAALESAKGLLRSTVGKALGLRHSPTLTFVLDDVQDQVKHIDDLLAAARNADAEVQRLAAQAEYAGEAQPYRVDDETDEADETAEAEEATGAEGTPRGGETR, from the coding sequence ATGTCTGATCCGGCCAAGGTACGCCGGCACGCGGAACGGGTGCGTGAGCTGGTCGCGTCGGTGGTGCGGAGCCAGATCAAGGACCCGCGGCTCGGGATGATCACCATCACCGACGCCCGGATCACCGCGGACCTGCGTGACGCGACGGTCTTCTACACCGTGCTCGGTGACGCGGTGGCCCAGGCGGACACCGCCGCGGCGCTGGAGAGCGCCAAGGGGCTGTTGCGCAGCACGGTCGGCAAGGCGCTCGGGTTGCGGCACTCGCCGACCCTCACGTTCGTCCTGGACGACGTGCAGGACCAGGTCAAGCACATCGACGACCTGCTCGCCGCCGCCCGCAACGCCGACGCCGAGGTGCAGCGGCTCGCCGCCCAGGCGGAGTACGCGGGCGAAGCGCAGCCGTACCGGGTGGATGACGAGACGGATGAGGCCGACGAGACGGCCGAGGCCGAGGAGGCCACTGGCGCCGAGGGCACCCCGCGGGGTGGGGAAACGCGGTGA
- a CDS encoding DHH family phosphoesterase, producing MTSTASVPLAGAAGFAPAETDWAAAEALVRALPPSGRVLLICHVNPDGDALGSMLGFGLGLRQFGVREVQATFPGPPEVPEPFRGLPGLDLLVPASAADPAPDLVICFDAASESRLGELAGRLSSAPAALVLDHHASNLGFGTVNLVDPGAAATSVVAEQLLARLGVVVDPAIAECLYVALTTDTGSFRFEATTPAVHQMAARLLATGISPGDISRRVFDTRPFGAVRLFGEVLGRAQLEPAAAGGRGLVWTFATLDDLARHDQRPYVLEALIDSVRCTAEADVSCVLKQTTPGEWAVSMRSKGAVDVSRVAVTLGGGGHRFAAGFTGRGSAEQVVESIRGQLGAALIRPGG from the coding sequence GTGACCAGCACCGCCAGCGTCCCGCTCGCCGGGGCGGCCGGGTTTGCTCCCGCCGAGACGGACTGGGCCGCGGCCGAGGCGCTGGTGCGGGCTCTCCCGCCGAGCGGTCGGGTGCTGCTGATCTGTCACGTCAACCCGGACGGCGACGCGCTGGGCAGCATGCTCGGCTTCGGTCTGGGGCTGCGGCAGTTCGGCGTACGCGAGGTGCAGGCGACTTTTCCCGGGCCGCCGGAGGTGCCCGAGCCGTTCCGGGGGCTGCCCGGGCTCGATCTGCTGGTTCCGGCGAGCGCTGCGGACCCGGCACCTGACCTGGTGATCTGCTTCGACGCGGCGAGCGAGTCACGCCTCGGTGAGCTGGCCGGGCGGTTGTCGTCCGCTCCTGCGGCGCTGGTGCTCGATCACCACGCCTCCAACCTCGGCTTCGGCACGGTCAACCTGGTCGACCCGGGTGCCGCGGCGACCTCGGTGGTGGCTGAGCAACTGCTGGCCCGGCTCGGGGTCGTGGTGGATCCGGCCATCGCCGAGTGCCTCTACGTGGCCCTGACCACGGATACTGGTTCGTTCCGGTTCGAGGCGACCACCCCGGCGGTCCACCAGATGGCCGCCCGGTTGCTGGCGACCGGCATCTCGCCCGGTGACATCTCCCGGCGGGTCTTCGACACCCGGCCCTTCGGTGCGGTGCGTCTCTTCGGTGAGGTGCTCGGCCGAGCGCAGTTGGAGCCGGCCGCTGCTGGTGGCCGAGGGCTGGTCTGGACCTTTGCCACCCTGGACGACCTGGCCCGGCACGACCAGCGGCCGTACGTGCTGGAGGCGCTGATCGACTCGGTGCGGTGCACCGCCGAGGCGGATGTGAGCTGCGTGTTGAAGCAGACCACGCCCGGCGAGTGGGCGGTGTCGATGCGCAGCAAGGGCGCGGTGGACGTCAGCCGGGTCGCGGTGACGCTCGGCGGTGGTGGTCACCGGTTCGCGGCCGGGTTCACCGGTCGGGGCAGCGCCGAGCAGGTGGTCGAGTCGATCCGCGGCCAACTGGGCGCCGCACTGATCCGCCCCGGCGGCTGA
- a CDS encoding DUF6186 family protein, producing MRALAIGGFLTALALFAVVEWMARREGSRIPTLGEVCAYVMRYEVGPVPVGRIGLFGFWWWLGWHFLAR from the coding sequence ATGCGAGCGCTCGCGATCGGCGGCTTTCTCACCGCGCTGGCCCTCTTCGCGGTGGTGGAGTGGATGGCCCGGCGGGAGGGCTCCCGGATCCCCACCCTGGGCGAGGTCTGCGCGTACGTGATGCGCTACGAGGTTGGCCCGGTGCCGGTGGGCCGGATCGGTCTGTTCGGGTTCTGGTGGTGGCTGGGCTGGCACTTCCTGGCCCGCTGA